The DNA sequence CGAGCGCGTTTGCCTCCTACGCCGCCTTCCGGCGCGGACGGGTCAGTGCTGTGGTGCGCGAGTCCCGGATGATCGGCCGGATCGTCAACCTGCGGCCGGCGGCGGTGAGCGGCGCGTTGAGCCGGGCCACGGTCCTCATGCCGGAGGCCGTCATCACCCGGCACCTGGCCACGATCGCCGCACGGTCGGCATTTCGGCTCCCCACCCGCAACGACGCCCAGCCGGCATAACCGGCTGGGCGTCGTTGATATCGGCGTCGAGGTCGGTGTCAGCGCAGGCCGAGAGCGTTGGCGATGGCCTTGCCCGGGTCGTGGATGGCCTGGCACATCTTGTTGAAGTCGATCGACTTGAACGGGCCGCTCAGAACGTTCGCGCACGGATCCTGAGCCGGGGCACCAGAGCCGTTGGAGACCGGGACGGCGAAGCCGGGGGTGGCCGCGGCAGCACCGCAGGTCGGCCAGGCGCCGATGCCCTGCTTGCTCACGATGTTCTCGGCGACCCGAATCTGCTCCTCGCGAGAGGCCTGGTCGGGAGCGCCGACGCCACCGTTGGCGGCCCAGGTGGCCGGCTTGAACTGCAGACCGCCATAGAAGCCGTTACCGGTGTTGGCCGCCCAGTTGCCGCCCGACTCGCACTGTGCCACCGCGTCCCAGTTGACGCCGCTGTCCGCCGACGCATTGCCGATGCTCAGAACGAACCCGGCCAGAGCCAGTGCTCCGGAGATGACTGCCAGAGTGACGATCCTGCGAATGGTGCTCACTGTGTGCCCTTCCCGACCAAGGGGCGCAACGTCTGCGCTGTTGTGAGATGAATCGCAACCAAAGCGCCGGGTGTTACTGGCGTGTCAATTGAATTTTCTGAGATTTTTGATAAGAGAGTTCCCCATGGGACGAGGGTGGCCCCGGACTCACCGTCCGGTGCCACCCTCGTGGAAAACCCGCTCGATCAGCCGCGACGACCGCACACCGGCCACGCGCCGATGCCCTGCGTCCGCAGCACGTTCTCGGCCACGCGGATCTGCTCCTCGCGCGATGCCATGTGCGGCGAACCGCTGCCACCATTGGCACGCCAGGTGCCCAAGGTGAACTGCAGGCCGCCGTAGTAGCCGTTTCCGGTGTTGATCGCCCAGTTCCCGCCGGACTCGCAGGCCGCGACCGCATCCCAGTTCACGCCGCTGTCGGCGGAAGCGGTGCCGGTACCCATGGCCATCGGGGCGACGACCATGGCGCCGCCGATGGCGGCCATACCGAAGGACCGTGCAAGCGTCGTGCGGAGGTGGTTCAACATCTATCCTTTCGCCACGCGTCCGCCGGGGAGTCGCCCCCCACGGGGGCGGGCACCTGGAATTCCAGGAGGGTGTCCTCGGGTCGCGCCGTCTCGGTCGGGCACGACAGTGGTGGCCGACCGGTCCCGCCGGGGTTCGTCACCGGCGATCCATAGGAGGCCTTGGCCTCCCCAGCCCCACACACACGCAGGGTTTGTTTCTGTGGAGTTGTTTGCTCCCTTTAGGGAACGGGAAGGACCGTACGGAGGCTTCGGAACGAAGTCACATCACGACACGCCAATCTCGTTTTGATAACAGGACGATCACAACGCGAACCTGAGAGCAGTCGACGCAGGTCAGTGGGGTGATTCCGGGCCAGCCCAGAAAATGACGCGGTCGCAAATTTAGTGATGGATGTCACACAGATTTTGTGACTGCGGTCACGCTGTTTTCAATAACGCTGAGCCGAAATGCGGCGATAAACATGGCCTTCGCCGCGTCGCATCGCCACAGCAAGCCGATACCGACGGTATCGGCTTGCTTGATGTTAGCTGCTCAGCTCAGTTCGAGCGGCCATCATTTGCGAGTCGTATTGCGTTGTCTGGCAACATATTACAGAGGTTTCGACGAACACTTCCGCGCTGATCCGGCCAGCCTTCCGGAAGGGGCGTGCGCGGACATACCACCCCGGAAGGCGCTTGACCATAGGCTTTCTCGGTCGCCCAGATCCGGAGCGTTGGGCGCGCACTCCCGTGGGCCTCCGTGCCCGACGCGGCGCAATTCCGCCGGGACCGCGAGCCGGCACCGACCGCCGGTAGCGGTTCGGGCGCCGCAAGGTGATCCGCTCGCCATCACCGATACGTCCCGCATACCAGCGGTGTTGTTCCGAAAGCCCAGCGGCACAATAGGTTTCACGCTGGACGTTCACTCACACGACAGGTCACGGTCATCATCGCGATACCGATTTGTTATCGGCGCGATATCGCCGCCGCTTTTTCGGCTTATTTCGAGGGTTGCTGAGCCAAGTCAGCGGGCGAATTGATGTTTGCCAGCTGATGCTCGAACGGCACCACCACTCGCTGGGTCACCACCGTCTCGGCCAACGCCCGCATGCTGCGTTCCCCCGCAGCCACCAACGAATCGATATGGTCGGCCAGTCCGGTGCGGTAGATCCCGGCCAGGTAGTGGTCACGGCCGTCCCACGGCAGGACGATGTCAACACCGTCGTCATCGACCAACGCGTCGATGACCTCGACCGACAGATTGGGCATGTCGACCGCGGTCACGAATGCCCGGTCGAGGCCGGCGGCCGCCGCGGCCCGCAGGCCGCGACCGGTGGCCAACAGTGGTCCAACCCCACGGACCTCGTCGCGCAGCACGTTGGCGTTCATGTTGGGCAGCGCCTGCCCGGGTGCGGCGATCACGAACACCGGGGCGCAGCGCGGGCTCAACACGGCGACGGTGTGCTCCACCATAGTGGTCGGAGCACTCGGATGCGCGAGGGTGGCCTTGTCACGCCCCATTCGGCGCGACGCTCCCCCGGCCAGCACTACTGCGGCCAGCGGAGCGGAGGCACCCACGGCGTGTCCCGGCTAGTCCACGGTCCAGGTGTCGCGCCCGCGCAGCAGCGACTGCAACGCGTGCAGATCGTGCGGGGTGGCCTCGCGTGCCTGGCGGACCTGGTCGCGGGCGGCATCGTCGTAGGCCGGCCGGTTGACCTGCCGGAAGATGCCCATCACCGTGTGCTCGAGGCTCTGATCGCTCAACCGCGACAGTGCGAACGAGTACGCCGGATCGTCGATCTGGGCGTCGTGCACCACGATGTCGGCGGCCGAGACGTCAGCGGTCTTCGCGACGTCCAGCCCGAACCCGCTCTTGACCACGCAGTACTCACCGTTGGCACCGAAGACCACGGGCTCACCCTGCTTGACGTTGATGACGCGCTCCTCGGCACCCTCCTTGCGGAGCACGTCGAAGGAGCCGTCGTTGAAGATCGGGCAGTCCTGCAGGATCTCGACCAGGGCGGCACCGCGGTGTGCGGCGGCCGCGCGCAGCACTTCCGACAGACCGGCGCGGTCGGAGTCCAGCGCCCGGCCCACGAACGTCGCCTCGGCGCCCAGCGCCAGCGACACCGGGTTGAAGGGGTAGTCCAGCGAGCCCATCGGGGTGGACTTGGTGACCTTGCCGACCTCCGAGGTCGGCGAGTACTGGCCCTTGGTCAGGCCGTAGATCCGGTTGTTGAACAACAGGACCGTGATGTTGACGTTGCGGCGCAGCGCATGGATCAGGTGGTTGCCGCCGATCGACAGCGCATCCCCGTCACCGGTGACGACCCACACCGACAGATCCGGGCGGGCCAGAGCCAGGCCGGTCGCGATGGTCGGGGCGCGCCCGTGGATGGAGTGGAAGCCGTAGCTCTCCAGGTAGTACGGGAACCGGCTGGAACAGCCGATGCCGCTGACGAAGGCGATGTTCTCCCGCCGCAGCCCGAGCTCGGGCAGGAAGTTGCGGATGGTGTTGAGGATGACGTAGTCACCACACCCCGGGCACCAACGCACTTCCTGGTCGGTGGTGAAGTCCTTGGCCTTCTGCGGCTGGTCCGTCGTCGGGACGCCGGCGGTCTTGGACACCGGGGCCAGCAGGTCTGTTCCGATCAGGTCGGTCATGCGTTCACTCCCGCAGTCGCAGCCGCCAGCCTGGCGAACTTCGCCTTGTCAGTTTCGGTCTCACTGAGTGTTCCGTCGAGGGCGCCATCGATGATGCCTTCGACCTCGTCGGCCAGGAAGGCCATGCCCTGCACCTTGGTCACCGACTGGACGTCGGCCAGGTACTTCCCGCGCAGCACCAGCGCCAGCTGGCCCAGGTTCATCTCCGGCACGACGACCTTCGAGTAGCGCGCGAGCACCTCACCGAGGTTGGCCGGGAACGGGTTGAGGTAGCGCAGCTGAGCGTGGGCCACCTTGATACCGCGCCGACGGGCGCGCCGGCAGGCCTCGCCGATCGGGCCGTAGGAGCTGCCCCAACCGAGCAGCAGCAGCTCGGCGTCACCGGTCGGGTCATCGACCTCGAGATCGGGCACCGAGATGCCGTCGATCTTGGCCTGGCGCAGCCGGACCATCAGGTCGTGGTTGGCCGGCTCGTAGGAGATGGCGCCTGAGCCGTTGGCCTTCTCCAGGCCACCGATGCGATGCTCCAGGCCCGGGGTGCCGGGGACGGCGAACTGGCGAGCCAGCGTCTCCGGGTCACGGTTGTAGGGCGCGAAGTCCGCACCGGGCTGGGCGAAGTTCGGATCGATCGGGGCGAAGCTGCCGACGTCGGGGATTCGCCAGGGCTCCGAGCCGTTGGCGATCGCGCCGTCGGACAGCAGGATGACCGGAGTGCGGTAGGTCAGGGCGATTCGTGCGGCTTCGATGGCCACCTCGAAGCAGTCCGACGGTGACTTGGCGGCCAGCACCGCGACCGGGGATTCACCGTTGCGGCCGAACAGCGCCTGCAGCAGGTCGGACTGCTCGGTCTTGGTCGGCAGGCCGGTCGAGGGCCCGCCGCGCTGCACGTCGATCACCAGCAACGGCAGTTCGGTCATGACCGCCAGGCCGATGGCCTCGGACTTCAGCGAGACACCGGGACCCGAGGTGCTGGTGACACCCAGCGCTCCACCGTAGGAGGCACCGATCGCGGCACCGACGCCGGCGATCTCGTCCTCGGCCTGGAAGGTCAGCACGTTGAAGTTCTTGTACTTGGAGAGCTCGTGCAGGATGTCCGACGCCGGGGTGATCGGGTAGGTACCCAGGATCACCTGAATGTCGGCGAGCTGACCGGCGGCGATGACGCCGTACGCCAGCGCCGTGTTGCCCGAGATCTGCCGGTACTCGCCCGGGGCGAGCTTGGCCGGGGACACCTCGTAGGTGGTGCCGAAGGCCTCGGTGGTCTCGCCGTAGTTCCAGCCGGCCTTCAGCGCCAGCACGTTCGCCTCGGCGACATCGGGCTTACGGGCGAACTTCTCCCGGATGAACGTCTCGCTGGCCTCGATCGGACGGCCGTACATCCACGACAGCAGACCGAGGGCGAACATGTTCTTGGCGCGCTGGCCGTCCTTCTTGGACGCCCCGATCGCCTCGACGGCACCGAGTGTGAGCGTGGTCATCGCGACCGGCACGACGACGTACTCCTCGAGGCTGCTGTCCTCCAGGGGGTTGCTCTCGTAACCCACCTTGGCCAGATTGCGCTTGGTGAACTCGTCGGAGTTGGCGATCACCAGGCCGCCACGCGGCAGGTCGGCGATATTGGCCTTCAACGCCGCCGGGTTCATGGCGACCAGCACGTCGGGACGGTCACCCGCGGTGAGGATGTCGTAGTCGGCGATCTGGATCTGGAACGACGAGACACCGGGCAGCGTGCCCTGAGGGGCGCGGATCTCGGCCGGGTAATTCGGTTGCGTCGCAAGGTCGTTGCCGAACAGCGCGGCCTCCGAGGTGAACCGGTCACCGGTGAGCTGCATACCGTCGCCAGAGTCGCCGGCGAACCGGATGACGACCTTCTCGAGTTTCTGCCGGTTACCCGCAGCTCCGTTGCCGTTCGGACCCACGTGCCCGCCTTTCATTGGTTCTTCTGGGGCCAATTCCGTGTCGCGGTCGAACGACGCGCCAGCGAAATCGGACAGCCGTGTTCAGTTGCTGTCACTCGCAGTACCGATTATTGCACTTTCTTAGGCAAGCCAGACCACCGGTGGGGCCTGACACGCCGAAGTCAAGGGAACAAAGTCACTGTTCAGGGCCCATGACGGACGGCCCGGTGAGACACCTTTGTGTCTTTCGTCACTCTTACGGTCATGTTAACTCTAAGAATTTTGCTACTCATGAGTAGCCCGGCGGCGGGTTCGAGGCGACGGCTACGGCTACGACCGGTCGCCGCGGCGCCTGTCCAGTTCAGCGGCAACGAGCTCACTGGCAGCCTTGGCGGCCAAGACCGGCTCCGCCCCGGCCGCCCGGTTGGCCACGTAGCACGAGGTGAACATGTCACCTGCGCCGGTGGTCTGCACCCCATCGACGCGCCACGCTGCGGGGACCCGCACGCAGCTGCCGTCGGTATAGATGTCGCACCCCTCGGAACCGAACGTCACCAGGATCTCGGGGACGCCGAGCCGGTCGGCGGTGCCCTGCGCGAAGGCACCATCGGCAACGATCACCGCCTCATCCTCGGCAAGCTTGAGGATGTCGATATCGGCCAGTAGCTCCGGCGGGTAGTCGGCATCGACGACCAACGGACCGAGCCGGTCGGCACGGACCAGACCCTGACCGTCGTAGGCGACCCGGTGACCGCGCTGCGCGAGCAGCGCCAGCGTCGAGGCCGGGAAGTCGGTGCGCAGAAGCGGCGCCAGGTGAACCCACGTCGTATTCGGATTGGCAGCATCGAGCTCGGCGGGCCCCCACACCGGACCGAGCGCCTCTACCGACATCTGGCGGTGGTCCACATCGGAGTAGTCGAGCCGGAACGAGCTAGTCCGGTCGGCGCCCAAGATGGTGAGGAGCGGGCCGAACCTCTCGAGCAAGGGCGCGAATAGTGGTTGGTCCTCGTCGGCGGCCAGGCCCACGATCCGGCCATGACCGCCGGCTGCCTGCAGCGCCACACCGGCGAACGACGCGCATCCACCGGGTGAGGGCGGCGCGCCGTCGATGACGTCGATGGCCAGATTGCCCAGCACGGTCACGCCCGGGACAAGCTCGCACGCTGGCACCGATCGGTCTCCTCATCAACTTTCGGCGGAAACATCGTCGCCGTCGGCGCCAAATGTTAGTCGCGACTTGCCCCGATCAAAGAGCCGCGGTGCTCACCCGGGCAGGTTATACGGCGTGATCACCTGGATCGGAACGGGCCGCGCTGGCTCTGCCCGCAACGCTCGGTGTTCGGCCAGAATCAACCGCATCGCGAGCCGCGCATCGGCGCGCAGATCGTTGTGGAGCACCGCCGACAGGCGGCCCTCGCGGAGCAGCCGCCGGTTGTCCTGGTCCAGGTCGTGGGCGATGAACACTCTGCAGGCGCGCCCCAATCGGTCGAAGGCAGCCACCGTTGCGGTGTTACCCCCGCCCACCGAATACACGGCCGCCACCGTGGGATGGTGTTCGAGCGCGTCCAGGACGAGGCGCTCGTTGCTCGCATCGATACCGTCACTTCCGCTGACCTCCACGACGCCGCGACCGGAACGGCGAAGCGCCGACCTGAAACCAACCTCACGTTCCGCCTCATTCCGGAACACGTTGCGGCTCAAGGTGATCAAGACATCTACCGGTGAATCACCGAGCCACTGGTCCATGAGGTATGCAGCGGTGACCCCGGCACCATGATTGTCGATCCCGACATAGCCGCAGCGTGCACTGGCCGGGATGTCGGTGGTGTAGGTAACCACGGGAACATTCGCGGCGACCAGCCGATCGACGGCCTCGGCCACCTCCGGCTCGTCCTGCGCCTTGAGGATCACCCCATGGCTGCCCCGGATTCGGCTCAACGTCTCCACCATCTGCTCGGTGGACCCGGACTCCCAGAGATGGAATCGCGCACGCAGCATCGCCGGCGCGAACGCCGGCAATTCGGCCTCGACCGCAGCGCGGAAAGCGTCGGAGAACCGGCGCGGGGTTTGCATCACGACGTCGATGAGATAGCGGCGGCCGTTGAGTCGCAGTTGTGCTCGCTGCTTCTCCAGATCCTCGATCGCCTGCAGCACCTCGGCGCGAGTGGCCTCGCGCACCCCCGGGCGCCCGTTCAACACCCGATCGATGGTCGCTTCCGACAGCCCGGACTGCTGGGCGATCTCCCGAACCTTGAATCGGTGCGCCATGCCGGTCGAGACTACCCGCTGCTGATGGCTTTTTGATGGATTCCTGGTGTTGATTGCGGTCTAGGTCACAGCAAGACTTGAGCCATGACCGACGTCCGGGCACCGGCATCACCCTGGCTGGACGGCTCGGCACCCGGACTCGCCGAACTGCGACGGGTGGCCGAGCGGGAGACCGACCCGCGCTCTTACCCGCATGCCGCCCAGGTTCGCGACAACATCCTCGTCTACCGCGCTACGGATCTGGCCGACGCCGACCGTCGACTACTACAGGGTGAGCTCATCAGGGCCCTCACCGACGGCCCCGGTGTCGTGGTGTTCACCGGGGCGTTCGAACCTGCCGTCGTCGATGCGGCCAGCGCAGCGTTCGACACCCTCATCACAGTTCAGCGCGGCTCAGGCGGCACTGCCGGCGACCACTTCGGCTCCGCCGGTGCCAATGACCGGCTGTGGAATGCCGCTCAGAAGCTGGCGCTGCAAGCACCCGAGGTGTACGCCGAGTACTACGCCAACGACGCGCTGGCCCTGATCTGCCAGGCCTGGCTGGGCCCGCGCTATCAGGTCACCGCACAGGTGAACGTGGTCAATCCCGGTGGCGCAGCCCAGGTTCCCCATCGCGACTACCATCTCGGCTTCGTCACGCCGGCCCAGCTGGCCGACTATCCGGCCCATGTTCACCGACTGTCCCCGGCCCTGACCCTGCAAGGGGCGGTTGCCCACACGGCAATGCCGGTGGAAAGCGGACCGACCATGCTGCTGCCCTATTCGCAGCTTGTCGAGGGCGGTTACCTGGCGTTCCACCGACCCGAATTCATCGACTACTTCGCCAGCCATCACGTGCAGATCCCGTTGCAGAAGGGCGATGCTGTCTTCTTCAATCCGGCGCTGTATCACGGGGCGGGGGCCAACACCTCGGCCGATATTCGGCGGATGGCCAACCTGCTGCAGGTCTCATCACCCTTCGGCCGGGCGATGGAGGCCCTCGACCACACCGCCATGGTGCGGGCCGTCTACCCGGCGCTGCGCGCGATGAGGGCGGCTGGCCGCGCACCCGCAGAACTGCTCAATGTCGTCGTCGCCGCCGCGGACGGCTATCCCTTCCCCACCAACCTCGACAACGACCAGCCGATCGGCAGCCTTGCACCGCCCAGCCAGGTGGATGTGGTGCTCGCAGCGCTGGCCGACGACCTGACCCCCGATGCCCTCGACGTCGCGCTGCGCGACCAGAACGAACGGAGAATCCCATGACCACACTCGGCGTCATCGGCCTGGGCCGAATCGGTGCATTTCATACCGAAACACTGAGCAACCTCGCCGGTGTCGACGGCCTTGTCGTCACCGACGAACGGCCGGACGTGGTGGCTGCGGTGGCTGCCAAGCACGGCGCCAAACCGGTGTATTCCGTTGAACAACTGCTTGATTCAGGCATCGACGGAGTGGTGGTCGCGGCGGCCACGCCCGCCCACGCGGACCTGACACTGGCGGCGGTCGCCAAGGGACTGCCGACCTTCTGCGAGAAGCCGATTGCAGCCGGTGCCGCCGAGAGCGCGCGAGTGGCCGAGGTGATCGCCCGCTCCGGAGTCCCGGTGCAGGTGGGTTACCAACGTCGCTTCGACGCCGCCTTCGCGGCCGCCAAGCGGGCGGTGGACAACGGATCGCTGGGCACGTTGCACACCGTCCGCAGCACCACGATGGATCCCGCCCCGCCGCCGTTCGACTACCTGGCCGGCTCGGGCGGCATCTTTCGCGACTGCGCGGTTCACGATTTCGACGCGTTGTGCTGGATCACCGGACAGCGTGCGGTGGAGGTGTACGCCACCGGCAGCGTTCAGGGCGATCCGCGTTTCAACGAGATCGACGACGTGGACACCGCCGTCGTGGTCGTGACGTTCGAGAACGGCACACTAGGCGTGGTCTCGGCGGCCCGCTACAACGCTCGCGGGTACGACTGCCGGCTAGAAGTGCATGGATTCGACGATAGCGTGGTCGCCGGCTGGGACCAGGGAGTGCCGGTTCGAAACACCGACCCGCACAACACCTTTCCGGAGGGCCCTGCGCACCATTTCTTCATGGATCGGTTCACCGACGCGTTCCGCGCCGAGCTGGCCGCCTTTGTCGACGTGACCAAAGGCAGTGCCACCACCGGTGCCACAGTCGCCGATGCCGTTCAGGTGGCCTGGATCGCCGAGGCCGCCACTGAGTCACTGCACCGGCACGCGCCGGTGCGTATCGAGGAGGTACAAGCCCGATGAATCTCAAGATTGCCGGTGCCCCGATTTCCTGGGGTGTCTGCGAAGTCCCCGGCTGGGGCTACCAACTGACCCCTGACCGGGTGCTCGCCGAGATGGCCCAAGCCGGGCTGTCGGCCACCGAGCTGGGACCGGAGGGCTTCCTGCCGTCCGACCCCGCCGCACTGGTCACCGTGCTCGATGAACACGGTCTGAGCTGTGTCGGCAGCTTCGCGCCGGTGGTGCTGCACGATCCCAGCCATGACCCGGTCACCGACGTGGCAGCGGTACTGGATTCTCTTGTCGCGTCCCGTGGTTCGATGCTCGTTCTCGCGGCGGCCACCGGCACCGAGGGCTATGACTCCCGCCCTGAGCTCGACGAGGAGCAGTGGTCGACGTTGCTGTCCAACCTGGATCGGCTGGCCGCAGTCGCCGCCGAGCGGGGAATCACCGCGGTGCTGCATCCGCACGTCGGCACTATGGTCGAGAAAGGCGTCGAGGTGGACAGGGTGCTGACGGGTTCCTCGATCCAGTTGTGCCTGGACACCGGGCACCTGCTGATCGGCGGAACGGATCCACTGCTGTTGGCCCAGTCGGTACCTGACCGGATCGCCCACACCCACCTCAAGGATGTCGATGCGACGCTGGCCGCCAGCGTGCAGGCCGGTGAACTCACCTACACCGAGGCAGTCGCCCAGGGCATGTACACCCCGCTCGGCACGGGCGACGTCGACATTGCCGGAATCGTCACCGCGTTGTTGGCCAACGGCTTCGACGGCTGGTTCGTTCTCGAGCAGGACACCATTCTCAGCGGCGAGCCGGAAGGCCAAGGACCATTGCGCGACGTAGTGGCCAGCGTCACCCACCTGCGGGACATCGCCGGCCGCATCCCGGCATGAGCCTGCGAATCGGTGTCCTGGGCGCGGCGCGGATCGCCGAACAGGCCATCGTCGCACCGGCCCGTGAACTCGGTCACCGGCTGGTCGTGGTCGCCGCCCGCGACCCAAGCCGGGCCCGAGCCTTCGCCGAAGCCTACGGCGTGGAGCGCATCGCCGATTCCTACGCCGATGTCATCGGCGACGCCGAGGTCGACCTGGTCTACAACCCGCTGGCCAATGCCTTGCATGCCCCATGGAACCTCGAGGCGATCAAGGCGGGCAAGCCGGTGCTCACCGAGAAGCCGTTCGCGCGCAACCACGATGAGGCTCGAGAGGTGGCCGATGCCGCCGAAGCCGCGGACATCAGCATCCTGGAGGGCTTTCACTACCTGTTCCATCCGGTGACCCGGCGAATCTTCGAGCTGGCCACCGACGGAACTCTTGGCGACCTCCGGCATGTGGAAGTGCGGATGGCCATGCCGGCCCCGGCGGCCGACGATCCCCGCTGGTCGCTCGACCTGGCCGGTGGCGCGTTGATGGACTTGGGCTGCTACGGATTGCACATCATGCGACAGCTGGGTGCTCTCGGATTGGGCCGGCCCACGATCGCCGCTGCGCACGCCTCGCAGCGCAGCCCCGGTATCGACGAGTGGTGCGACGTCGAGCTCCGCTTCCCCACCGGCGCCACCGGATGCAGCGCCAATACCATGGCCGGAC is a window from the Mycolicibacterium anyangense genome containing:
- a CDS encoding transglycosylase family protein, coding for MSTIRRIVTLAVISGALALAGFVLSIGNASADSGVNWDAVAQCESGGNWAANTGNGFYGGLQFKPATWAANGGVGAPDQASREEQIRVAENIVSKQGIGAWPTCGAAAATPGFAVPVSNGSGAPAQDPCANVLSGPFKSIDFNKMCQAIHDPGKAIANALGLR
- a CDS encoding transglycosylase family protein encodes the protein MLNHLRTTLARSFGMAAIGGAMVVAPMAMGTGTASADSGVNWDAVAACESGGNWAINTGNGYYGGLQFTLGTWRANGGSGSPHMASREEQIRVAENVLRTQGIGAWPVCGRRG
- the mobA gene encoding molybdenum cofactor guanylyltransferase, with product MGASAPLAAVVLAGGASRRMGRDKATLAHPSAPTTMVEHTVAVLSPRCAPVFVIAAPGQALPNMNANVLRDEVRGVGPLLATGRGLRAAAAAGLDRAFVTAVDMPNLSVEVIDALVDDDGVDIVLPWDGRDHYLAGIYRTGLADHIDSLVAAGERSMRALAETVVTQRVVVPFEHQLANINSPADLAQQPSK
- a CDS encoding 2-oxoacid:ferredoxin oxidoreductase subunit beta, producing MTDLIGTDLLAPVSKTAGVPTTDQPQKAKDFTTDQEVRWCPGCGDYVILNTIRNFLPELGLRRENIAFVSGIGCSSRFPYYLESYGFHSIHGRAPTIATGLALARPDLSVWVVTGDGDALSIGGNHLIHALRRNVNITVLLFNNRIYGLTKGQYSPTSEVGKVTKSTPMGSLDYPFNPVSLALGAEATFVGRALDSDRAGLSEVLRAAAAHRGAALVEILQDCPIFNDGSFDVLRKEGAEERVINVKQGEPVVFGANGEYCVVKSGFGLDVAKTADVSAADIVVHDAQIDDPAYSFALSRLSDQSLEHTVMGIFRQVNRPAYDDAARDQVRQAREATPHDLHALQSLLRGRDTWTVD
- a CDS encoding 2-oxoacid:acceptor oxidoreductase subunit alpha, producing MGPNGNGAAGNRQKLEKVVIRFAGDSGDGMQLTGDRFTSEAALFGNDLATQPNYPAEIRAPQGTLPGVSSFQIQIADYDILTAGDRPDVLVAMNPAALKANIADLPRGGLVIANSDEFTKRNLAKVGYESNPLEDSSLEEYVVVPVAMTTLTLGAVEAIGASKKDGQRAKNMFALGLLSWMYGRPIEASETFIREKFARKPDVAEANVLALKAGWNYGETTEAFGTTYEVSPAKLAPGEYRQISGNTALAYGVIAAGQLADIQVILGTYPITPASDILHELSKYKNFNVLTFQAEDEIAGVGAAIGASYGGALGVTSTSGPGVSLKSEAIGLAVMTELPLLVIDVQRGGPSTGLPTKTEQSDLLQALFGRNGESPVAVLAAKSPSDCFEVAIEAARIALTYRTPVILLSDGAIANGSEPWRIPDVGSFAPIDPNFAQPGADFAPYNRDPETLARQFAVPGTPGLEHRIGGLEKANGSGAISYEPANHDLMVRLRQAKIDGISVPDLEVDDPTGDAELLLLGWGSSYGPIGEACRRARRRGIKVAHAQLRYLNPFPANLGEVLARYSKVVVPEMNLGQLALVLRGKYLADVQSVTKVQGMAFLADEVEGIIDGALDGTLSETETDKAKFARLAAATAGVNA
- a CDS encoding PfkB family carbohydrate kinase, translating into MTVLGNLAIDVIDGAPPSPGGCASFAGVALQAAGGHGRIVGLAADEDQPLFAPLLERFGPLLTILGADRTSSFRLDYSDVDHRQMSVEALGPVWGPAELDAANPNTTWVHLAPLLRTDFPASTLALLAQRGHRVAYDGQGLVRADRLGPLVVDADYPPELLADIDILKLAEDEAVIVADGAFAQGTADRLGVPEILVTFGSEGCDIYTDGSCVRVPAAWRVDGVQTTGAGDMFTSCYVANRAAGAEPVLAAKAASELVAAELDRRRGDRS
- a CDS encoding LacI family DNA-binding transcriptional regulator, producing MAHRFKVREIAQQSGLSEATIDRVLNGRPGVREATRAEVLQAIEDLEKQRAQLRLNGRRYLIDVVMQTPRRFSDAFRAAVEAELPAFAPAMLRARFHLWESGSTEQMVETLSRIRGSHGVILKAQDEPEVAEAVDRLVAANVPVVTYTTDIPASARCGYVGIDNHGAGVTAAYLMDQWLGDSPVDVLITLSRNVFRNEAEREVGFRSALRRSGRGVVEVSGSDGIDASNERLVLDALEHHPTVAAVYSVGGGNTATVAAFDRLGRACRVFIAHDLDQDNRRLLREGRLSAVLHNDLRADARLAMRLILAEHRALRAEPARPVPIQVITPYNLPG
- a CDS encoding phytanoyl-CoA dioxygenase family protein, with the protein product MTDVRAPASPWLDGSAPGLAELRRVAERETDPRSYPHAAQVRDNILVYRATDLADADRRLLQGELIRALTDGPGVVVFTGAFEPAVVDAASAAFDTLITVQRGSGGTAGDHFGSAGANDRLWNAAQKLALQAPEVYAEYYANDALALICQAWLGPRYQVTAQVNVVNPGGAAQVPHRDYHLGFVTPAQLADYPAHVHRLSPALTLQGAVAHTAMPVESGPTMLLPYSQLVEGGYLAFHRPEFIDYFASHHVQIPLQKGDAVFFNPALYHGAGANTSADIRRMANLLQVSSPFGRAMEALDHTAMVRAVYPALRAMRAAGRAPAELLNVVVAAADGYPFPTNLDNDQPIGSLAPPSQVDVVLAALADDLTPDALDVALRDQNERRIP
- a CDS encoding Gfo/Idh/MocA family protein — protein: MTTLGVIGLGRIGAFHTETLSNLAGVDGLVVTDERPDVVAAVAAKHGAKPVYSVEQLLDSGIDGVVVAAATPAHADLTLAAVAKGLPTFCEKPIAAGAAESARVAEVIARSGVPVQVGYQRRFDAAFAAAKRAVDNGSLGTLHTVRSTTMDPAPPPFDYLAGSGGIFRDCAVHDFDALCWITGQRAVEVYATGSVQGDPRFNEIDDVDTAVVVVTFENGTLGVVSAARYNARGYDCRLEVHGFDDSVVAGWDQGVPVRNTDPHNTFPEGPAHHFFMDRFTDAFRAELAAFVDVTKGSATTGATVADAVQVAWIAEAATESLHRHAPVRIEEVQAR
- a CDS encoding sugar phosphate isomerase/epimerase family protein, which encodes MNLKIAGAPISWGVCEVPGWGYQLTPDRVLAEMAQAGLSATELGPEGFLPSDPAALVTVLDEHGLSCVGSFAPVVLHDPSHDPVTDVAAVLDSLVASRGSMLVLAAATGTEGYDSRPELDEEQWSTLLSNLDRLAAVAAERGITAVLHPHVGTMVEKGVEVDRVLTGSSIQLCLDTGHLLIGGTDPLLLAQSVPDRIAHTHLKDVDATLAASVQAGELTYTEAVAQGMYTPLGTGDVDIAGIVTALLANGFDGWFVLEQDTILSGEPEGQGPLRDVVASVTHLRDIAGRIPA
- a CDS encoding Gfo/Idh/MocA family protein — translated: MSLRIGVLGAARIAEQAIVAPARELGHRLVVVAARDPSRARAFAEAYGVERIADSYADVIGDAEVDLVYNPLANALHAPWNLEAIKAGKPVLTEKPFARNHDEAREVADAAEAADISILEGFHYLFHPVTRRIFELATDGTLGDLRHVEVRMAMPAPAADDPRWSLDLAGGALMDLGCYGLHIMRQLGALGLGRPTIAAAHASQRSPGIDEWCDVELRFPTGATGCSANTMAGQAFSFTITVVGTKGDAVAHNFIKPHSDDRITIRTPQSTWVEHLGLRPSYSYQLEAFAAHLLDGIALPIGVGDAVQNMHYVDAAYRAAGMSPR